One Phaseolus vulgaris cultivar G19833 chromosome 11, P. vulgaris v2.0, whole genome shotgun sequence genomic window carries:
- the LOC137835755 gene encoding uncharacterized protein, which produces MGELDKDLCLFWKSVAAANITFPTTSIISFEFLEDQLEAHLDNMLGKGKLALLRAIARSHKLAAGSQTVPNSVVGIAAAQGKTPPRGATSSGVLPAPARKKLVLRRPKRKTPQVVQEEEDDEETTEDGLITKRTRVAPSSPPAIQTPTPPSPSALVQPVQATPLAAAPPVVESNDPNFIENPPSASTPFVSAGEGPPSTTSIAGATLGNDEGAQASPILITESLTSPPRQEAPLALQTQEGGGESQHQTPPAPPATTSSRPTSFKEILGPFTARLKMMAEDLPSITSKAVKYSLKKLQEENSALKEANLMTRAEAEKLTCNLLMAELEHSRLEDAMDAELRSTRKEASDLRQKLHLQVQEKIDLESKLVPYRLKVADLEAAKRADATKVENLEKRSADREVLLGKVEKERDDALAELAKAREEAIKIVAKLAQARDEGKKAAEDLARAREETKELKKQAQELEQSTAQVLTVGFDAALEQVACQYPELDLSMVSICNEVVDGKIVPSED; this is translated from the exons atgggggagctagacaaagatctttgtctcttctggaagagtgtggctgcTGCCAACATTACCTTCCCCACCACCTCAATaatttccttcgagttcctcgaggaccaactcgaagctcaccTAG ataacatgttgggcaaagggaAACTGGCATTACtaagggcgatcgcccgatcccacaagctagcggcgggctcccaaactgtgcccaactcggtggtggggATCGCCGCCGCTCAAGGCAAAACCCCTCCCCGAGGTGCAACCTCTTCCGGGGTACTACCCGCCCCAGCCAGGAAGAAGCTAGTCCTGAGGAGACCCAAAAGGAAAACTCCTCAGGTGgtgcaagaggaagaagatgatgaagaaaccaccgaggatggcctcattACTAAGAGGACAAGGGTGGCcccctcttcaccacctgcaatccaaacaccaacaccgccttcaCCTTCAGCTCTAGTACAACCAGTCCAAGCGACGCCCTTAGCCGCCGCGCCCCCAGTGGTCGAGAGCAACGACCCAaacttcatagagaaccctccaagcgcctccacgccattcgtatctgccggagagggtcctccttcaaccacttCTATCGCTGGGGCGACGTTAGGAAACGATGAGGGCGCTCAAGCCTCGCCCATTTTGATAACAGAATCTCtgacctcaccaccacgccaagaagcccccctcgccctacaaactcaagagggtggtggtgaaagtcagcaccaaacTCCTCCAGCACCTCCAGCAACAACCTCAAGCCGCCCAACCTCCTTCAAAGAGATCTTGGGACCCTTCACAGCCcgactgaagatgatggcggaggatcttCCCTCTATTACATCAAAAGCTGTGAAGTACTCCCTCAAGAAGCTTCAAGAGGAGAACTCTGCGCTGAAGGAGGCAAATCTGATGACAAGAGCTGAGGCTGAAAAGCTCACGTGCAACCTGTTGATGGCTGAGTTGGAGCactcaaggctggaggacgccatggatGCTGAGCTCAGGAGCACTCGCAAGGAAGCCTCTGACCTGCGCCAGAAACTGCATCTCCAAGTCCAAGAGAAGATCGACTTGGAAAGCAAGCTGGTCCCTTACAGGCTAAAGGTGGCAGACTTGGAGGCTGCGAAAAGGGCGGACGCGACCAAGGTGGAAAACCTTGAGAAaaggtcagcagatcgggaggttctccttgGAAAGGTCGAAAAGGAAAGGGACGATGCTCTTGCTGAGCTCGCCAAAGCTCGAGAAGAGGCCATAAAGATTGTTGCGAAGTTGGCCCAGGCTCGGGACGAGGGCAAAAAGGCTGCTGAAGACCTTGCTCGAGCTCGCGAGGAAACCaaagagctgaagaaacaagcACAAGAGCTCGAGCAGAGCACCGCCCAAGTCCTCACTGTCGGGTTCGACGCCGCTCTGGAGCAAGTTGCTTGCCAataccccgagctcgacctttccatggtgtcgatctgcaacgaggtggtggatgggaagattgtaCCCTCCGAAGACTAG
- the LOC137827621 gene encoding LOB domain-containing protein 24, protein MQRNNSGMHPACAACKHQRKKCSENCILAPYFPSNRSREFHAVHKVFGVSNITKLVKNAREDDRRRVVDSLTWEACCRQRDPVHGPYGEYTKVYNEYKKVLDELKRFRSQHQMLQFPSLGLKSVQDLIACKGEDNAEVDNTLDYLHGKKNGIIDSETYNTYCSNYFQEFQNLRPPEVVIPFQQHSQSYYITGDQFKQ, encoded by the exons ATGCAGAGAAATAATAGTGGAATGCATCCAGCCTGTGCAGCATGCAAGCATCAAAGGAAGAAATGCAGTGAGAATTGTATATTGGCACCTTACTTTCCATCAAACAGAAGCCGTGAGTTCCATGCTGTGCACAAGGTTTTTGGTGTTAGCAACATAACCAAGTTGGTAAAGAATGCTAGAGAGGACGATAGAAGAAGAGTTGTGGATTCATTGACATGGGAAGCATGCTGCAGGCAAAGGGACCCTGTACATGGCCCTTATGGAGAGTACACAAAAGTTTACAATGAGTACAAGAAAGTGTTGGATGAACTTAAGAGATTCAGAAGCCAACATCAAATGTTGCAGTTTCCCTCTCTAGGGTTAAAGTCTGTGCAAGATTTGATTGCTTGCAAAGGGGAAGACAATGCAGAAGTGGATAATACATTGGATTATCTTCATGGAAAAAAGAATGGTATTATTGATTCTGAGACTTATAATACTTATTGTTCCAATTATTTTCAAGAGTTTCAGAATCTGAGGCCTCCTGAAGTTGTCATACCCTTTCAACAGCACTCTCAATCATACTACATTACAG GTGATCAATTCAAACAATGA